TGAATATTCACAGCTCAACTCGACTTGTGATGGGTCAAGTCAAAGTTGAAGCTGGAAAACGGGGATGAATTCCTAGAATAGTAGTTCAGTCCAGTTGTTTGGTAGATCGAGACTAGGCCAGGGGGAGGGGGCTTTAGGACGCCAAGTGAGTTTTGAACCAATCAAGATGCTCTCCCCAGCTCTGAAGGCTGAAGCACCCACTTGATGCAGGGGAGCTCTAGAGCTATTGACTCCCTGTTACTTCCAGTTTGTCTACCTGTCATTCGGCGACTGCATTCCGAGACCCTTTTCTAGATACAAGAGGTCACGCGACTGTTATCGCCCTTGAACATCTCCCTTTACAGACTGATTCACAAGTTGAACGAATAATATGTCTTCTAATCAATAGTTGAAAAGCAATATATGCTCATGTTCATATATTCCAACATGTCCTATGTACGTCCTAACCCATATGCTCATTACTAAATTCATAATCTATTTTCCAAAACCGTAAATCATTTCAAAGCCGCCATACTATCATAGCAAAGCAGCGGCAAGGATAAccgcaacagcagcagcacccATTGAGTTGAGCTGCTGAGCACCGCTACCAGGCACAGGGGTAGTCTGAGatccagcaccagcaccagcaccagcaccagtgCTAGAGCTGGAAGAAGGAGTTGGCACCAAAGTAGTGGAAGTTCCAACAGGTACAACAGGGATGGTTCCGTTCTTGTTGTTGGCTGCAAAGGAAGGGCTCACAAAGTAGTGCTCAACGTTGCCAGACTTGTCATCACTGCGGCTGACCAGAGTACCCTTCTTACTGGCAGAGCTGCAGCTGAGATCGTAAAGGGGCTTCTCGGTGAGATCAGAACCGATGACTCCAAAGCTGGGGTTGGGAGTCTGAGGAGCGGAATCTTGGAGAGTGTACCACCAGACGTTGATGTCTCCAAACATAGGACAGCCGACATCCTCATAGAATGTTCGGGCATTCTCGAGCGACGGAACTCCTTTGCCAACAGTCTTTCCACTCACAGGCCATCCGGTCTCAGTGACCCAGATCTCCTTACCTTTGGCAGCAGCCTTGACCTCGTTCCAGGCGGCCTTGAAGAGGTTTGCGCCTTCGGAGACGGGGTTGTTCTTGGTGTCCTCAAAGTAAGGGTAGGCATCCATACCGAGCCAGTCACAAGCTTCAATGACAGCGTTGTTGGACGCATTGGCGTAAGCGGTCCATGTGTCGACGTGACCGATGGGGACAGACTCGAGGCAAGTGTCCTTGATAGCGTTGCGAGTCTGCTTGATGTAGTCGACGAGTACGTCTGGGTCGGCGCCGGGGTTCTCGTTGTTCTTGAGACCAGTGGGTGAGATACGGTAGAGATCCTCACTTCCGACAGAGATACCAGCGACGAGGCCATCAAGCTGGTCACAGTACTGGTCAACAGTGTTCTTCAGGGCGGCAATCTCGTTGGCGAAGCCGTTGCCAGAGGCCCAAAGACCAAAGAGGAggctggtcttggtcttgataGCGGCGGGAATGGCAGAAATGGGTTCGTTGGGCGTGCCACCCTGAATCATAGTGTAGAGTCGAGCGCTGGTGAAAGCACCGTCAGTGCCTTGAAGGCCAGCAGCAGTGTTGAACTCATTCTCAAAGTCGGATTGAGCTTTAGCACTGCCGTCTGTAAAGGTAGAGCCATAGTTGAAACCCTGGAACGCAGCGCTAGCAGTGCCAGCGGCAGCAGCCATGGTGAGAAGGCTGTTGATGGAAGGCATGATGAATAATGTATGAGGAGTGTGATATTAAGGTATAGACAGACACAATGCAATATGCCTTGATGAGAGAACTTGGGCTGCTAACGAATGTATGTCCTTGTGGGAACAGAGAATAAATAATGAGAGCACacaagaggaagagggtAAGGAATTggaaaacaacaagaacTAGAGAAACAAtgtcttattattaagaatctGATCCAGCAGATGAATGGAGGCAACGGGACAACGAATACAGACTGCTTACACATGCAGGTACACGCACGCACTCACGCAAAGCCCCGATCGATGCAAGACTTTTCCCCCAGGAGTACATGAGAGATACTCAGCTCCCCAACTGTTGGAGTCTCATAAACTAGTGGCGATACAAGTTCATCAGAAGTCGCACAACACTGGGTCTTGATCGTTGAGGCAGTTTCCATCCACATGGAACTAGTTTAGAAGAAGTCATAGATTTTATAGGAAAAGTCTAACACGCCACCTGCGGGAtaaaaggaagaaagagaataaaaCTGCCTAAGGTAGCAATAGATCTTTTCCCGGGCGGTTGAACCCAATCTAGGAGGTGTCGCTTTCATTGCACTGTGTTTAAGGGCCTAAGATGTATGGTCAAAGACAGTGT
This Fusarium poae strain DAOMC 252244 chromosome 3, whole genome shotgun sequence DNA region includes the following protein-coding sequences:
- a CDS encoding hypothetical protein (SECRETED:SignalP(1-19)~BUSCO:38196at5125); protein product: MPSINSLLTMAAAAGTASAAFQGFNYGSTFTDGSAKAQSDFENEFNTAAGLQGTDGAFTSARLYTMIQGGTPNEPISAIPAAIKTKTSLLFGLWASGNGFANEIAALKNTVDQYCDQLDGLVAGISVGSEDLYRISPTGLKNNENPGADPDVLVDYIKQTRNAIKDTCLESVPIGHVDTWTAYANASNNAVIEACDWLGMDAYPYFEDTKNNPVSEGANLFKAAWNEVKAAAKGKEIWVTETGWPVSGKTVGKGVPSLENARTFYEDVGCPMFGDINVWWYTLQDSAPQTPNPSFGVIGSDLTEKPLYDLSCSSASKKGTLVSRSDDKSGNVEHYFVSPSFAANNKNGTIPVVPVGTSTTLVPTPSSSSSTGAGAGAGAGSQTTPVPGSGAQQLNSMGAAAVAVILAAALL